The Antarcticibacterium flavum genome contains the following window.
TCGTCTGCTTTTGCTTCTTCAGCAGTTTGTGCATCTACTTCATTAGAAAGATCTGCCTCTGGCTCTCCTTCTTCAGTTTTTGCAGCAGCATCGTTGGCAGCAGCTTCAGCTTCAGCAGCAGCATTTGCTTCAGCTTCACGCTTGGCATTAGCTTCTTTCTCAGCATCAAGAGCTTTCTTCTTTTCAGCTTCCTGCTCTTTGCTTAAACCTTCTTTCTTAGCAGTAACTTTTCCTTCTTTTTCTTCCAACCATGCCTGGAATTTCTCTTCGGCTTGTTCTTCAGTAAGAGCTCCTTTTCTTACTCCACCTGCAAGGTGATGCTTAAGAAGTACTCCTTTGTAAGAAAGGATCGCACGTGCAGTGTCTGTTGGTTGCGCTCCGTTCTGTAACCATTTTACCGCTCCATCTACATCCATTTCGATAGTAGCAGGGTTGGTGTTTGGATTGTAAATACCTATTTTCTCAAGGTATTTTCCATCTCGTGGTGCACGAGCATCGGCAGCAATAATCCAGTAAAATGGTTTCCCTTTTTTACCGTGTCTTTGTAATCTTATTTTTACAGGCATAAAAATTAATTTGTGAGGTTCGCGACCTCGGTTATTAATAAGTGTGCAAAGATACTATAATAATTTATTCCCGCACATAAAATCTTCAGTTAAAGATAATTATCACTCCGCAGATTAATTCAAGTCTTTTTTCTCTTTTTCTTGCGACCTCCTGCTGCCTGTTAAAACCAGTTAATTAATGCTAAAGCTTGTTAAATAGGTTGATTGAGAGTGGGTTAACCTGTAAATTTAATTCAGAAAAAAGCTAAACAAAAACAGGTTGTTATGAAATTCACAGAGAAGATCTCCGGGATGTTGAATGATCTTTTGGAAAAGAACTATGATACAGAGAAAAATTATCGCTATGCAGGGGAGAATGCACAGGATCCGCAGCTAAAATCCTTTTTTAACGAAAGGGCACAGGAGCGTTATGATTTTGGACATGAGCTTAAAAGTGAAATAAGGACTTTTGGTGAAAGCCCCGAAAAAGGTAGTAGTATAGGAGGAGATATACAGCGTTCCTGGATGAACCTAAAAACTACCTTCTCCGCTAACAAGAACGAGGCGTTGCTTGAAGAGGTTGTAAAGGGTGAAAAAGCTGCAGTAGATGAATATAATGAGGTCCTACAACATACAGATTTACCTCCTTCAACCCAAAATGTGTTGATGAAACAACGTAATGCCATAACAGCGGCACTTAATAAAGTAAAATCACTGGAACAAAGAGCTTAAGACAAAATATTAAGATTTGAATTAGCCCGAAGCCTTCAGGTTGTGCATTATGTTTGACGCTGAAGGCTTTTTTTTATTAAAAATTTTCGTTAATAAATCCCTTCCTCAAATTTGAATAGCATCTTCAAATTTTCCTATTTTTAAGCCTGAAGTTATTCCTAATAGAAAATTTTTATTTCTCTCATTATAAACGAGGTAGCGGGTATGGTAATACTTTTTACAGCTCCCGGAAGAATAGAATTTTGTTTTATTGGACTTCTGTCATGTTGCACAGCAAAACCTGTATATGTACTTAATTTTTGATACCGAGACCACCGGATTGCCCAAGCGCTGGGATGCGCCTTTAACCGATTTTGATAACTGGCCGCGCTGTATACAGATCGCCTGGCAGTTGCATGATGATATGGGGAACCTGGTGGAAAACCAGGATTTTCTTGTCCAGGCAGATGGGTTTAATATACCTTTTGATGCAGAAAAGATCCACGGAATTTCTACCGCTTTGGCAAATGAAGAAGGGGTGCCTTTGCAGGAGGTGCTGGATAAGTTTGAAAAGGCGCTGCAACAAGCCAAATATGTGGTAGGTCAAAATGTAGGTTTTGACCTGAATATTATGGGAGCTGAATTCCTTCGGGAAAACCGCGAGAATCCGCTGCAGGATTTCCCTGTGCTTGACACCTGTACAGAAAAAACAGCCGACCTTTGTAAACTTCCCGGTGGTAGATACGGTAGGTTTAAACTCCCTACTCTTACAGAACTTCACGAGATCCTTTTCAATGAGCCTTTTGCTGAAGCGCATAACGCTACGGCAGATGTCGAGGCGACCACCAGGTGTTTCCTGGAACTCATACGTAAGGATGTTTTTACAAAAGAAGAACTTGATGTGCCGGCAGATTATGTCAGAAATTTTTCTGAAGCAAATCCGCAGCCTATAAAGTTAATAGGATTAAAGCACATCAACCTGAAAAAAGCTTCAGCAGCCATAAGAGAAAGGCTGAAGAAGGAGCAGGCGCCAGAGAAGATTTCTACAGAAGAGATTAAGGAGAATATGGAGAAGATGGACGAGGTGAGATTCTCTCATCTTCACAACCATTCCCAGTTCTCAATCCTGCAGTCCACCATAAGTATTCCGAAGCTGGTGGAGGCCGCCGGAAAGGAAAATATGCCCGCCGTAGCGCTTACAGATCACGGAAATATGATGGGCGCTTTCCACTTTGTAAAAGAGGTAGGTAATTATAATAAGGGGGTGCGTGCCAAAAATGAAGCCGCCCTTGCCAATGATGAACCTGCGGTAGCTAAGGAGCTGAAGGCTATTCTGGGTTGTGAATTCTTTGTTTGTGAGGATCATAATGATAAATCCCGGAAAGACAACGGGTACCAGATCGTACTCCTGGCAAAGACCAAAAAAGGATATCATAACCTTGCTAAAATGGCTTCCATTGCCTATACCGAAGGGTTTTATTACGTCCCTCGAATAGATCGGAAAGTTATAGAGCAGTATAAGGAGGATATTATTGTACTTACAGG
Protein-coding sequences here:
- a CDS encoding 30S ribosomal protein S16 is translated as MPVKIRLQRHGKKGKPFYWIIAADARAPRDGKYLEKIGIYNPNTNPATIEMDVDGAVKWLQNGAQPTDTARAILSYKGVLLKHHLAGGVRKGALTEEQAEEKFQAWLEEKEGKVTAKKEGLSKEQEAEKKKALDAEKEANAKREAEANAAAEAEAAANDAAAKTEEGEPEADLSNEVDAQTAEEAKADEKQAGENMK
- a CDS encoding ferritin-like domain-containing protein, yielding MKFTEKISGMLNDLLEKNYDTEKNYRYAGENAQDPQLKSFFNERAQERYDFGHELKSEIRTFGESPEKGSSIGGDIQRSWMNLKTTFSANKNEALLEEVVKGEKAAVDEYNEVLQHTDLPPSTQNVLMKQRNAITAALNKVKSLEQRA